The genomic stretch TCGCCTACGTCAACCGCATGGTGGTCAACGCCTCCACCTCGTTCTGGCGGCGGGCCGCCCGGCGCGAACGGCCCACCGGGGACCTGCCCGAGGGCGCGACCGCCGACCGGAGCGGGCAGGTCGCCGACCGCGACGAGCTGCTCACCGCGCTGCGCCGGCTCCCGACGAAGCAGCGCACCGTGCTCGTCCTGCGCCACTTCGAGGACTGCTCCGACGAGCAGATCGCCGACCTGCTCGACGTGACCACCGGGACGGTGCGCAGCAACGCCCACCGGGGGCTGGCGACGCTGCGCGAGCACCTCGCGGACGGCCGGGGGAACGGCCGGGGGGACTGAGTTCAAGTTCTCGGCGCACCTGGTCGAAGGACTCTCTGGGAGCAACGCTTCTAGAAGTTTCGTCACCCGGTGTGGGGAGTGGGCAGTGTTCGGACGCCAGAAGGCCGCCGTCGGTCAGGTCATGACCGGGCCCATGCCGCGCGACGTCGAGGCCCTCGAGGCGGTCCTCGCCGCCCTCGACTCGGGCATCACGACCGAGCTCGACGCCCAGCTGGCGTGCGTCCGCGGACTCTCCCAGGCCCTCGACCTCAGCTACGGCGGGGTCTGGCTGCCCGGCCCCGACGGTCGGTTCACCGTCGCCGCGGAGGTCGGCCCGCTGGCCGCCGCGCTCGCCTCGAGCCGTGGCCTGGCCATCGGCGTGGGCGACGGGTGTGGCGGGAAGGCCATCTCCACCCGCGAACCCGTGCAGTGCGACGACTCCCCCGAGGCCATGGCCTGCCAGCGCTGGCGCGACGCCCGCGCCGCCGGGGCCAAGAGCGGCGGTCAGCTGCCCGTCGTCGAGAACGGGCGCGTGGTCGCGATCCACGAGTACTACTCCCGCAACGAACTGCCGTTCTTCGGCGGCCGCGCCGAGAAGTGGTCGGCCATCGGCCGCGTCGCCGCGCACGCCCGTCGTCGCGCCCTGGACACCGCCGCGCTGCAGGAGACGCTCAACGACCGCGCCGCCGTGACGACCGTCGTGACGAACGTCGGCGCCGCCGCGAACCAGGAGGCCGCCCTCCGCACGGCGCTCGAGACCGTCCGCGAGGCGTTCGGCTGGGCCTACGGGTCGTACTGGGCGCTCGACGAGGACAGCGCGACGCTGAGGTTCGTCGTCGAGTCGGGATCGGCCGGCGAGGAGTTCCGTCGGGTCACCCTCGCGGCGAGCTTCGCCGAGGGTGTCGGCCTGTCCGGCCGGGCCTGGCGCCAGCGCGACCTCGTCTACGTCCGCGACCTCGCCGAGATGACCGACTGCGTGCGGGCCCCCGCGGCCCAGCGTGCCGGCGTGAAGTCGGGCGTCTGCTTCCCGATCCTGTCCGAGGGGCGCGTCGTCGGGACGATGGACTTCTTCGCCACCGACGTCATCGACCTGTCCGAGTCGCGTGCGTCCTCGCTGCGCAACGTGCAGCAGCTGGTCTCGCAACGCCTGGACGTGTTGCGCCGCAGCGAGCACGACGCCGCGCGGTCCCACGAACTGCTCGACACGGTCTCCCGCCTGCGGGATGCGGTGAACGACGCCGGACGCGTCGCGGACGCCGCCGTCGGCCAGGCCTCGACCATGACGGGCGAGGTCGACGCGCTGACGCAGGCGTCGGCCGCGGTCGGGGAGGTCATCAAGATCATCTCCGGCATCGCCGACCAGACGAACCTCCTCGCGCTCAACGCCACGATCGAGGCCGCCCGCGCCGGGGAACTCGGCCGGGGTTTCGCGGTCGTCGCCAGCGAGGTCAAGGACCTGGCGCGCGAGACCGCCGACGCCACCCAGCGCGTCGCGCAGCAGATCTCCGGCATCCAGGCGTCGAGTTCCGCCGTCTCCGGCGGCATCAACGAGACCGCCGCGATCATCCGTGAACTCGACACGGTGCAGGCGCGGATCTCCGAGGTCATCGACGAGCAGGTCGCCATGGCGACCGCCTACGAGCGCCCGTCCGCGCGGCGCTGACCCCCTGAACCCGCCGCACCGTCGTCCGCCCTGAGCGGACGGCGGTGCGGCGGCCCCCCAACGGCCCGTAGCGTCGTGGGGAACCGACCGGTGGAGGTTCCCGTGCGCACGCTGACCGTCGTCCCGCCCCGTCGCGTGCGCCGCCGTCCGGACCCCCTGCTGCGCGACGCCCTCGGCAGCGTCCTGCGCGCCGAGCGGACGGCCCAGGGCCGCACCCTGTCCGACGTCGCGTCCGACGCCCGCGTCTCCCTGCCGCACCTGTCCGAGGTGGAACGCGGGCGCAAGGAACCGTCCTCCGAGGTGCTCGCCGCGATCTGCGGCGCCCTGGGCCTGGACCTCGCGGACCTGTTGCTGCGCACCAGTCGTCACGTCCGGGACCTCACGTCGGTCGTCGAGCCGGCGGTTCCCGTCGTCTCGTCCGCGCCGACGGTCTCGCTCTCCCTCGTCGCCTGACGCGCGCGGGGCAGCGCCCCTCGGGGGCACGTCCTGCCGTACCCGCACACCACGCCTCCTACCCGGTGAGGAGCACCTGCTCCAGTACCCGCCGCAGCGTGGGACGCAATTCCTGACCCTCGTTCGTCGCCCACCACAGCAGGCCTGCCGTCATGGCCGAGAGCGCGGCGTGCACGGCCACGGCCACCGCCAGCCCGTCCTCCTCGGGAGCCCGGTCGGCGACGAAGGCCGCGAGTTCGTCCAGGACCGAGAACTGCACCGCGAGCAGGTGGGACCGCAGCTCCGGGGTGGCGGCCATGAGTCGCAGGCGTGCGCGCAGGAGCGCCTCGTCGCCGTCGGGGAACACGAGGGCCGTGGGGAGGAGCTCGACGAGCGCCTCCCGCCACGGGGTCGTGGCGAGGACGTCGGCGAGGGCGGCGGCGATGGCGTCGGTGGCCTGCTCCCGGCCGTCCCAGACGATCGCGCTCTTGGACGGGTAGTAGCTGAACAGCGTGCGGCGCGCG from Kineococcus endophyticus encodes the following:
- a CDS encoding SigE family RNA polymerase sigma factor, with the translated sequence MTPRTTTRAPDEAGVLTFEEFVAARGPALVRLARGLLRDPHAAEDVVQDVLAKALLSWGRVSAADDPVAYVNRMVVNASTSFWRRAARRERPTGDLPEGATADRSGQVADRDELLTALRRLPTKQRTVLVLRHFEDCSDEQIADLLDVTTGTVRSNAHRGLATLREHLADGRGNGRGD
- a CDS encoding methyl-accepting chemotaxis protein, which encodes MFGRQKAAVGQVMTGPMPRDVEALEAVLAALDSGITTELDAQLACVRGLSQALDLSYGGVWLPGPDGRFTVAAEVGPLAAALASSRGLAIGVGDGCGGKAISTREPVQCDDSPEAMACQRWRDARAAGAKSGGQLPVVENGRVVAIHEYYSRNELPFFGGRAEKWSAIGRVAAHARRRALDTAALQETLNDRAAVTTVVTNVGAAANQEAALRTALETVREAFGWAYGSYWALDEDSATLRFVVESGSAGEEFRRVTLAASFAEGVGLSGRAWRQRDLVYVRDLAEMTDCVRAPAAQRAGVKSGVCFPILSEGRVVGTMDFFATDVIDLSESRASSLRNVQQLVSQRLDVLRRSEHDAARSHELLDTVSRLRDAVNDAGRVADAAVGQASTMTGEVDALTQASAAVGEVIKIISGIADQTNLLALNATIEAARAGELGRGFAVVASEVKDLARETADATQRVAQQISGIQASSSAVSGGINETAAIIRELDTVQARISEVIDEQVAMATAYERPSARR
- a CDS encoding helix-turn-helix domain-containing protein, which encodes MRTLTVVPPRRVRRRPDPLLRDALGSVLRAERTAQGRTLSDVASDARVSLPHLSEVERGRKEPSSEVLAAICGALGLDLADLLLRTSRHVRDLTSVVEPAVPVVSSAPTVSLSLVA
- a CDS encoding TetR/AcrR family transcriptional regulator; the protein is MHQTDRGSGRTRPRGRPPATSPSAIAVTALRLFTEQGYETTTMEDVARSCGIARRTLFSYYPSKSAIVWDGREQATDAIAAALADVLATTPWREALVELLPTALVFPDGDEALLRARLRLMAATPELRSHLLAVQFSVLDELAAFVADRAPEEDGLAVAVAVHAALSAMTAGLLWWATNEGQELRPTLRRVLEQVLLTG